The Pyrus communis chromosome 9, drPyrComm1.1, whole genome shotgun sequence genome has a segment encoding these proteins:
- the LOC137744268 gene encoding uncharacterized protein, with translation MRREDKESDEEDKVWRNTTYMAAMAGVMACESTEIYKDEYIYEPNQVDLDRLLHKVEDRDFLSMIRSLDCMHWQWKNCPTRWQECFSGRSRKPTIVLEAVASFDTWIWHAFFGVLGSQNDITVLRRSPIFNNLREGKSPQLDYYIKEHQYNMGYYLADGIYPKWVTLVQAIGNPVNDAQRWFTLHQEAYRKDVERAFNILQAWCKIIKEPARGWSQEKLNSIMMSCIILHNMIMEDERDGYIDGEFDDNQDDPNRSRKASAKIYDGPNLPLDLITGNISLIKYMRRHRMIRLHATNKYLQQDLVPHLWAKRSMEWAFKFFAVKCFSF, from the exons ATGAGACGAGAAGATAAGGAGTCCGATGAAGAAGATAAAGTATGGCGAAACACAACATATATGGCAGCAATGGCTGGGGTCATGGCATGTGAGTCAACTGAA ATTTACAAAGACGAGTACATCTATGAACCAAATCAAGTAGATCTAGATCGGCTTCTTCACAAAGTTGAAGACCGTGACTTTCTGAGCATGATAAGGTCATTAGATTGCATGCATTGGCAGTGGAAGAATTGTCCCACCAGATGGCAAGAATGCTTTAGCGGAAGATCAAGAAAGCCAACGAttgtgttagaggcggttgCCTCATTTGACACATGGATatggcatgctttctttggagtcctaggatcccaaaatgacattacagtacTTAGGCGTTCACCCATCTTCAATAACCTAAGGGAGGGTAAAtcacctcaacttgactactacatcaagGAGCATCAgtacaatatggggtattacttggcgGATGGCATCTACCCGAAGTGGgtgacacttgtccaagcaattggAAACCCTGTGAATGACGCCCAAAGgtggtttaccttacaccaagaggcataccggaaagatgttgagagagctttcaATATTCTACAAGCATGGTGTAAGATCATTAAGGAACcggcaagagggtggagtcaagaaaaattgaactccatcatgatgtcgtgcatcatattacacaacatgattatggaggatgagcgagatggctatattgatggagagtttGATGACAACCAAgatgatccaaataggtcaaggaAGGctagtgcaaaaatatatgatgggcctaatttgcctttggATCTAATAACTGGTAATATCTCTTTAATTAAGTACATGAGGCGTCATAGGATGATACGTTTGCATGCCACAAAtaagtacctacaacaggatcttgttccacatctttgggccaaaagaagcatggagtggGCGTTTAAGTTTTTCGCTGTTAaatgcttttctttttaa
- the LOC137744804 gene encoding uncharacterized protein, which yields MSVDYYKLLQVQRNARDVRKAVEAKLNLINDAYETGMARLTSQVMESVNPEVIFSTFLVGGTIGENGFQWFECTDSGPGNGPRKAAAIERTSLPCTLEELYKGATKKLKIYRDVLCASGRKITVEEVLTIEIKPGWKKGTKITFPEKGHDTRRGVIPADIVFIVDEKPHGVYKRDGDDLIVTQKISLAEALTGHTALLTALDGRKLSVSIGSIISQTHEEVVIGEGMPIQKEQSKKGNLIVKFSVKFPKLTPEQKTGIRMLLFIFILLFFYLENLDGTREKHHNVADIFVNAGC from the exons atgtCCGTCGATTACTACAAGCTTCTTCAAGTTCAACGAAACGCCAGAGACGTGAGGAAAGCGGTCGAGGCCAAGCTCAATCTAATCAACGATGCCTACGAG ACCGGCATGGCCCGGCTTACGTCTCAGGTTATGGAGTCCGTGAATCCGGAAGTGATATTCTCGACGTTTTTAGTCGGAGGGACGATAGGGGAAAATGGATTCCAGTGGTTTGAATGCACGGACTCAGGACCTGGAAATGGGCCGAGGAAAGCCGCGGCGATTGAGAGGACATCATTGCCTTGTACTTTGGAGGAACTGTATAAGGGCGCCACCAAGAAGCTGAAGATTTATAGGGATGTTCTTTGTGCTAGTGG AAGAAAAATCACAGTGGAGGAAGTTCTAACAATTGAGATCAAGCCAGGGTGGAAAAAGGGCACGAAAATCACTTTCCCAGAGAAAGGGCACGACACACGGCGAGGTGTGATACCAGCAGACATTGTCTTCATCGTCGATGAGAAGCCTCACGGTGTTTACAAGAGGGACGGGGACGATCTGATTGTCACTCAGAAGATCTCTCTAGCGGAGGCTCTGACGGGTCACACCGCGCTGCTGACAGCCCTGGACGGGAGAAAATTGAGCGTCTCCATTGGTTCCATTATCAGCCAGACCCATGAAGAAGTGGTTATAGGGGAAGGGATGCCTATCCAGAAGGAACAATCCAAGAAGGGGAACTTGATTGTTAAGTTTAGCGTCAAGTTCCCCAAGCTCACCCCGGAGCAGAAAACCGGCATCAGAatgttgctttttatttttattttattatttttttatttggaaaacCTCGACGGTACGAGAGAAAAGCATCATAATGTTGCTGACATCTTTGTAAACGCCGGTTGTTGA
- the LOC137745193 gene encoding PHD finger protein ALFIN-LIKE 1-like, translated as MEMASSPRTVEEIFKDYSARRNAVVRALADDVDQFYGLCDPEKENLCLYGHPNETWEVTLPAEEVPPELPEPALGINFARDGMNRKDWLSLVAVHSDSWLLSVAFYFGARLNRSERKRLFSLINDLPTVFEVVTERKPVKEKPSVDSGSKSRGSTKRSGDGLVKSTPKLPPDESFEEDDDEHSETLCGSCGGNYNADEFWIGCDICEKWFHGKCVKITPAKAENIKQYKCPSCSLKRGRQ; from the exons ATGGAGATGGCCTCGAGTCCGCGAACGGTTGAGGAGATCTTCAAGGATTACAGTGCACGGAGAAACGCCGTTGTCCGCGCTTTAGCTGACG ATGTCGATCAATTTTACGGACTCTGTGATCCAG AGAAGGAGAATTTGTGTCTGTATGGGCACCCGAATGAAACCTGGGAGGTGACACTTCCGGCGGAAGAAGTCCCACCGGAGCTTCCTGAGCCAGCACTTGGGATCAACTTTGCAAGAGATGGCATGAACCGCAAGGACTGGCTCTCTCTGGTTGCTGTTCACAGTGATTCTTGGCTGCTCTCTGTCGCGTTCTATTTTGGAGCACGTCTTAACCGCAGCGAGAG GAAACGCCTATTTAGCTTGATCAATGATCTTCCTACTGTCTTTGAAGTTGTGACGGAACGGAAGCCCGTCAAAGAAAAGCCCAGCGTGGATAGTGGAAGCAAATCTCGAGGCAGCACAAAG AGATCCGGTGATGGACTAGTGAAAAGCACTCCTAAGCTACCACCTGATGAGAGCTTCGAGGAGGATGATGATGAACATAGCGAAACTCTCTGCGGGAGCTGTGGCGGAAATTATAATGCAGATGAATTTTGGATCGGCTGTGACATCTGTGAGAAATGGTTCCACGGAAAATGTGTTAAGATAACACCTGCTAAGGCCGAGAACATCAAGCAATACAAATGCCCGTCTTGCAGCTTGAAAAGGGGCAGGCAGTAG
- the LOC137746081 gene encoding jasmonate-induced oxygenase 1-like — protein MSCQQSWPEPIVRVQSLAESGIIAIPELYIKPPSKRPSPPNTNNHRDADLNIPVIDLQDLLSDKRSLRESTMRSISSACREWGFFQVVNHGVSHELMKRARDTWREFFGQPLEVKQEYSNKPNTYEGYGSRLGVEKGAILDWSDYYFLHYMPPQLRNHHKWPALPSSCRRLIEEYSEATVKLCGILMRVLSLNLGLGEDQLLNAFGGEENIGACLRVNFYPKCPQPDLTLGLSEHSDPGGLTLLLPDENVAGLQVRKGENWVTVTPVPNAFILNVGDQTQVLSNAIYKSVEHRVIVNSVKDRVSLALFYNPKSDLMIEPVKALVTNDRPALYLPMTFDQYRLYIRTKGPCGKAQVESLKSYE, from the exons ATGAGTTGCCAGCAGTCTTGGCCTGAGCCTATCGTGAGAGTCCAGTCCTTAGCAGAAAGCGGCATAATCGCAATCCCCGAACTCTACATCAAGCCACCATCCAAACGACCATCGCCGCCAAACACCAACAACCACCGTGATGCTGACCTCAACATCCCGGTCATTGACCTCCAGGACCTTTTGAGCGACAAGCGGAGCCTCCGCGAGTCAACTATGCGTTCGATCTCGAGCGCCTGCAGGGAGTGGGGTTTTTTTCAGGTGGTGAACCACGGGGTGAGCCACGAGCTGATGAAGCGGGCGAGGGACACATGGCGGGAGTTCTTCGGGCAGCCGCTGGAGGTGAAGCAGGAGTACTCCAACAAGCCGAATACGTACGAAGGGTACGGAAGTCGGCTGGGAGTTGAGAAGGGGGCTATACTGGATTGGAGTGATTATTACTTTCTTCATTACATGCCTCCCCAGCTCAGAAACCACCACAAGTGGCCTGCTCTCCCTTCTTCATGCag GAGATTGATTGAAGAATACAGTGAAGCAACAGTTAAACTATGTGGGATTCTGATGAGGGTATTGTCTCTAAACCTTGGCCTTGGGGAAGACCAACTTCTCAACGCTTTCGGAGGAGAAGAGAACATTGGGGCATGTTTACGGGTCAATTTTTACCCAAAATGCCCTCAGCCAGACCTAACCCTTGGTCTCTCCGAACACTCTGACCCAGGTGGCCTGACCCTTCTCTTACCTGATGAAAATGTGGCCGGACTTCAAGTTCGTAAAGGTGAAAACTGGGTGACTGTGACGCCTGTTCCTAATGCCTTCATCTTGAACGTTGGAGATCAAACTCAGGTGCTGAGCAATGCAATTTACAAAAGTGTAGAGCATAGAGTGATTGTGAATTCAGTTAAAGACAGAGTTTCATTGGCCTTGTTTTACAACCCAAAGAGTGATTTGATGATTGAACCTGTCAAAGCTCTTGTCACAAATGATCGACCTGCCCTTTACTTGCCTATGACATTTGATCAGTATCGGCTTTACATTAGGACGAAGGGGCCTTGTGGAAAGGCAcaagttgaatcattaaaaTCCTATGAATAG